One genomic window of Desulfobacterales bacterium includes the following:
- a CDS encoding PAS domain S-box protein, translating into MTNQMNPENPSYKDLQTRIDILEKAILKKDKTIVELEKFHKKSTTKLKEDLISSQLQYLDLFENIPFGMIISDREGNIIGYNEQISKIIGYSFKEFNDVKSFNIYENKTELIKLINIAKKNGYISDCHVNLKTKNDKIINALINIHLLNINGNNSFFVTSIKDITNIKRLEQELINKDARCRLLFENVDKGIVICQAVNEGKDFIVLDCNPFFQNMTHIKESLIDKSISEISYHIDNSISKLLTDNKYLLLLNKVYSSGISISSSIQNENHFFECHCYRLPTMEIVIIIDDLTDMKRVQEKLEISIKEKELLIKEVHHRVKNNLQIISSLLDLESMKPNATNVLEVLKDAKSKIYTIALIHSQLYKTKNFDAVNMKEHLFELIRTIKNFYGKGSIVSEIQIEDDIILPITQAVSCSLVINEIITNSFKHAFKQRENGLIEIRMNKYEDMIKVSIKDDGIGMPEEIDILNPKTIGLKLLKNTICFQLQGNLFINRNHGTEIMFEFQIK; encoded by the coding sequence ATGACCAACCAAATGAATCCAGAGAATCCTTCATATAAAGATCTACAAACTCGAATCGATATTCTTGAAAAAGCAATTTTAAAAAAAGATAAAACAATTGTTGAACTTGAAAAATTTCACAAAAAATCAACAACAAAATTAAAGGAAGACTTGATATCTTCACAATTACAATATTTAGATTTATTTGAAAATATCCCGTTTGGAATGATCATATCTGACCGAGAAGGCAATATAATTGGATATAATGAACAAATATCTAAAATTATCGGATATTCTTTTAAAGAATTCAATGATGTAAAGTCTTTTAATATTTATGAAAATAAAACTGAACTCATCAAATTAATTAATATAGCTAAAAAAAACGGATATATTTCTGACTGTCATGTAAATTTAAAAACTAAAAACGATAAAATAATTAATGCATTAATCAATATTCATTTGCTTAATATTAATGGGAATAATTCATTTTTTGTTACGAGCATAAAGGATATTACAAATATAAAGCGGCTTGAACAGGAACTTATTAATAAAGATGCAAGGTGTAGACTCCTATTTGAAAATGTTGATAAAGGTATTGTGATATGCCAGGCAGTTAATGAAGGTAAAGATTTTATAGTTTTAGATTGTAATCCTTTTTTTCAGAATATGACGCACATCAAGGAATCTCTAATAGATAAAAGTATTTCAGAGATTTCCTATCATATTGATAATTCTATTTCCAAACTTTTAACTGATAACAAATATTTATTACTTTTAAATAAAGTTTATTCGTCTGGGATATCCATCAGCTCCTCTATTCAAAATGAAAATCATTTTTTTGAATGTCATTGCTACCGCCTTCCAACTATGGAAATTGTTATTATAATTGATGACTTGACAGATATGAAAAGAGTTCAAGAAAAGCTTGAAATTTCAATCAAGGAAAAAGAATTATTAATAAAGGAAGTTCATCATAGGGTAAAAAATAATCTCCAAATAATATCGAGTTTACTTGATTTAGAAAGTATGAAACCAAATGCAACTAATGTATTAGAAGTTCTCAAAGATGCAAAATCAAAAATTTATACAATAGCATTAATACACAGCCAGCTTTATAAAACAAAAAACTTTGATGCTGTTAATATGAAAGAGCATCTTTTTGAACTTATTAGAACTATTAAAAATTTTTATGGAAAGGGGTCCATAGTATCAGAAATTCAGATTGAAGATGATATTATATTGCCTATCACTCAGGCTGTTTCATGCTCTCTTGTTATAAATGAAATAATCACAAATTCATTTAAGCACGCTTTTAAGCAAAGGGAAAATGGTTTAATTGAAATTAGGATGAATAAATATGAGGATATGATAAAAGTATCAATCAAAGATGATGGAATAGGTATGCCTGAAGAAATTGATATATTAAATCCTAAAACAATTGGACTTAAATTGTTAAAAAATACAATATGCTTTCAATTGCAAGGGAACTTGTTTATAAATAGGAATCATGGAACAGAAATTATGTTTGAGTTTCAGATTAAATAA